The segment ttcctccccctaggagaaactaacacaatgccgattcctgctccccgatcacaagtagatccatcaaagaagagcgtccagggtgcaacttccaaggtttccactaggccgcaatgttgagtcacaaaatcagccataacctgccctttgaccgccttaaccgattcgtaacgcaaatcgaattccgacagcgctaaaatccatttaccgatcctaccactcataatcggcatagatagcatgtatcggaccacgtcatctttgcaaacaacagcacattcggccgacaacagataatgtctcagcttgatacatgagaagtataagcacaagcacagcttctctatggccgaatacctggtttcagcatcaatcaacctcctgctcaaataataaattactctctccttcccttcaaattcttgaactaaagctgaaccgataaccgatccatcggtagacaaatacaatttgaagggtttcccttgttggggtggaactaaaactggaggattcactagatattttttgatctcatccagagccaactgctgttcttctccccaaacaaactcctgatcagctttcaatttaagaaggggactgaaagcacgaatcctcccagataaattcgatataaatcttctgataaaattcaccttgccaatcaaggattggagctcagttttattggtaggggccactattttattgatggcatcaatagaccttcgactaatctcaatacccctctgatgtaccataaaaccaagaaactgccccgccgatacgccaaatgcacacttgttgggattcatctttaatccatgcttcctggtgcactccaacacttttcgtaaatcggcaagatgctttgagaaatctccagacttaatcaccacatcatcaatataaatttctacgattttgccgatgaactcatgaaatatgaagttcatagccctttgataagtagcaccagcattctttaacccaaaagtcatgactatccattcaaacaatccaacatgaccaggacacctgaatgcggtttttggaatatcctcttctgccatgaatatttgattgtaacccgcattaccatccatgaagctgatgacccgatggccagccgcagcatcaaccagtagatcggcgacaggcattggatatccatccatcggcgtagctttattgagattcctgaaatcaatgcacacccgaagcttcccgttcttcttgtaaaccgggacgacattagaaatccattcggcatatcgacattgccgaataaacttagcttcaataagtttagtgatttcggccttaatatcaggtagaatattaggattacatcggcgggctggttgctgatgtggccgaaatccagacttgatgggtaaccgatgttcaacaatcgatcggtctaaaccaggcatctctgtataatcccaagcaaagcaatctttatattcctttaacaaactaattaattgccgtttacactcaggatctagtctagcgctaataaaagtaggcctaggcttatcaccactacctatatctacttctaccaaatcatcggccgatgtgaatccctggcccaattttccatcatcggcgaatctatccatcaaaaaccatcgtcagaaccgactgcttggatcggtggaatctcataatcggcaactttgagaaaatctttctcccaaacttctcctgaaatgcacctagttttttcataagtatccgcttctgccgatgcgataacataagaagaatcccctgggacgatctcaatcttgtcacctacccactgaaccaagcactgatgcattgtagatgggacacaacaattggcatgaatccaatctctccccaataataaattgtaggcacctttcccgctgatcacgaaaaaggttgtcggcaaggttttgctgccgatggtcaactctgcacatatcgcccccttgaccggagacacgtttccctcaaagtctttgagcatcatatcggtcttggtcaaatcttggtcccctttcccaagcttccgatatactgcatatggcataatattaatagcagctccaccatcaactaggatcttagtcattggctgcccatcaacccttcctttgaggaacaaagctttaagatgctgtctctcgttatcggcaggtttctcaaagatagccgtcatcggatccagagccaactgagctatctgatcagaaaatcccaactcatcgtcactggccggtgcaagaaactccatcggcaacatgaataccatgttgacacctgccgatggaccttccttcttagtgtctgccggctgccgactttcaaactcTCTCCTTTANNNNNNNNNNNNNNNNNNNNNNNNNNNNNNNNNNNNNNNNNNNNNNNNNNNNNNNNNNNNNNNNNNNNNNNNNNNNNNNNNNNNNNNNNNNNNNNNNNNNatatatatatatatatatatatatatatatatatatatatatatatatatatatactgcgcTAATGAGTACCCAGGCTACTAAATAATATTCGGTACCCGAGCTCCCACACCCAGCTGACGATTCCCACGACCGGCGCCTGCAAAAGTATCccgagtttttttttctctttttccccGCCCGCCCTTTTTACCTTGGTTTTCAGTGTTTTTTATcatgtttttttgttttttttgtctTGTGGTCAgttctcttaggccttgtttagttccaaaattttttgcaaaatcaacactgtagcactttcgtttgtatttgacaaatattgtccaatcatggactaattacactcaaaagattcgtctcgtcaatttcgatcaaactgtgtaattagtttttattttcatctgtatttaatactccatgcatgcgtctaaagattcgatgtgacggagaatctgaaaaattttgtaaaattttttggaactaaacaagcccttaagCCATGGTGGGTTTTTTTTAATGACTAAACGCCCGAGATGCATGACTTCAATATGTTGTTTCCTATAATTTTGAGAAGATGGATTTACACAAGATAGGTGAGGCACGATTTGATGTATTTATGATGGTTGTAATCATAAAACTTGGGTTTTCATGGTAAAATAAAATCATAATCATATTTCCAACCACAACCTTTTTTCgctgaaaacaaaaaaatatatacgtaAATGAATCATGAAAGAAGATTCCAAGATTTGCACTTTGAACACATGAAGTTTGTGGCTCCGTCTGAGTTATTCCACAAATCACATACAATTTATGGAAGCTAAAAACCCTTAATTGGGATAAAAAAAACATTAGGGTTCTAACAGCTCATAGGCCAAACTATATTACTTTTTTTAAAATCAGAAATAATACAATTTGTGTTGGAAAAAAAACTACTACATCGTCGTTCCATCTCTAGCCACTCTCAAGGCTGCCAATTGCTTCACCTGCCAAAAGAAGCAGAacaggaaaaaaaagagaacttTCATGGTTAAAAACAGAGTAAGCCATAACaaagtatttttcttttttgcgaCATTTGTAAGGTGGCCTCACAAAATGAAATAATCATCGACCATGAAGTCTAAATTATTTATGATGCAAGCATTTTGGTCATAAATAGTGCTAGGTACAGTCATTAAAAATGATGTACCATAGTAATCTCAACTATCCGTGACAAGGACGTGTTAAAATGAAAATGACATGTATCCTGAATAGCTAACACTAACTTTGAAACTATGACATGAGATGTCGATAATGCTTCAACTCTTCCCTATGCCATGCCCATTCATAATTGAACATCtaaaaaaatgatttaaatgtaaaGATATCACATATGAATACTGAGAAAAATGGTATTTCCTGAACTATTCTGAACCCAACTCTGTCGATCAAGCATAGCAAACTTGGAAGCTACACTGCATGACTGAAAAATCTAAAAGAAACCATAAGAAAGTTTGGAAGTGGATCTTCATACATGAACACTAATTTGTGAATCCACCAGCTTATTTCATCTTGCATAGATAATCCATAGGTATCTATATTCACAAATAAAAATGCAGTAGCACATGAATCATTCCTTTCACAACATAGAGTAGAAATCTTTAATTATGTTCCTAAGCCAACAAGTTGATGCCCCTTAATTAACAAATTAATGCACAAATAAAATTAGAGAACCTCCCAAATAGGCCAGTCTTACCTCGGCATGTAGAACAGGTTGAATGAGAGGCATTAGCAACAGGAGGTCAGGATGCCAGGGCCAGCAGTAGGAGCAGAGGAGAGATGGATTGTCTGCAATAAACAAATAACACCATAAATGAAAATTGAACCTTAACCTATAAGACTCAGTCTACAACACAAATTCACCCTTCAACCTGTAACCTCCCAGATCAGTTCATCTCCAAGGTTAAGCTGATGAGCACCTAAGAAAGGAAGCTGCTGAACTAGGAAGAAGAAAAGTGATATATGGTTGTGAATAGTCTATATAGTAGATGGCCAGACATAAGACTACTGTAGCCCTTTCCAAAATATCCACTGTGGCTTAAAACACCTAATAATCGTAACTACAGACTATGTGCTGCATAGGTCTCACATGGTCAGGTTCTGCTAGCTTCAAAATGGTAGAACCTGCGTTGATAACATACACTGCAAGCCTGCTGCTCCCAAAATATCCACCGCACTTAACATCCCTAGTCACATGATTAAAGGTTCAATTAGGCTAACTGCCTGTAGAGCGACCATGAAAATGCTAGGATAAAGGGCTATATGCAAGAGGGCTAGTTGATTAAGGGCACCATAATATATTTGTGGGTCAAATAACATAACTTGTGGATAGAGCAATAGAGGTTTATGAAAGAATAAATAAACATAGAACGGATACTACATATTATGAAAAATTAACACACAAAATGGATGATAAAAGCATTTTGTGCTTAAGCTAGCAGACTTTTATAGTTTAGGAGGTATAAACATAAATTCATACGAAGAAAATAATTATGCTGAAAATGGGGAAAAATACGAAATCAAGAGGAATTGGACACTTTGATAGCGTAGGGTGCATCAGTACCAAGAAACACTAGCTGAAAACAAACTGGAAATACACAAACGTGTATAAATATCTCTGGAAAACCAGTGGTATTTGTATGCATATAAACATTGGTAGGTTTAACAAGATAATGTAGCAGAAAAGTTCAAAACCATTCCAGCCTCTACCCTCCAAGCAATCTCTTTGCTGTACTGGCCTAATGGGAACATATGACAATTAATGTGTAAAATTTAAATAGCACTGCAGATTAAAGATCCACCTGTACAACTGATTTTAGCACCCATAGGGTACATCAAGCAAGCAAGATTTTACAAACAAcatatatgtgagtcttagattAAAAGTTAAGTTATGCGacagtacaaaatcttgtatagTATGACTTTTTTCTTTATAAGGAGCTTTTAAATAACAAAAACAGAAAGGCTGAATTAAATCTACTCCCAAAGGGATTTGCTGTGCGGCCAAACATTCATACACAGAAAAAAAGCAATTACATCATATGACACGGTAGAGGGAAATCAAGTGTTGACGAGAGAAAAAATAAACTCACAACAGTGTAGACAAGGAATTGCACTAAATCTATTTCTTCCAAAATGATTTAGCAGTGCCACAATGTATAAAAATGCACATCACTGCATTAAGGGGATGAAAGTCCTAGAAATACAACACACAGCAAACTCTCAAAGTTACAGACATGCACCTGAAAGAACAAAAAGACTAACTGAACCTGCAATCCACTACTATGAATTCATGTCAAGCTATTGTTGATGCgaaattgatctgcaaacacaaagggctaatacccaattcaaacgttaaggcgtgccagccgatttgaccctactatcggcaaaggtgataactcgaatactttagtcctgacaacagcgatgcgcccggatgtcacggctaagaggtactcacgcggaactcgagaatacgccgagcttaagtcgacgaattcctaagaactcgtaataagaaagaaaaagggtgacgaagtcgtcgaaaagtaaacgctggaatatgagtaaaacgtatgtttgattgatttcttgatagatgatctgattacaaggtcttagggcttatatttataccctgcccaaagagctacgaccagacacgattagaattcgaattctaaattacacggaacccgtatacaaaacgatacgaataacataaggaaacaataaaaccatccttcgtgacaaaccggaactcctccacatgacaactggcagcttccggactcttcctttgcgtcatcggcaattcccttgccatagtcatcggcagacccttttacttggtcatcggcatcatattactgtttgaggacttagtcatactcaacctttccctcatcggcaaccatccttaccagcaacccgcatcgtactgccaccctgtcctgccatcctggacacgtgcccaaaaatggtgtcaacagctaTACTAATGCCCTAGCACAGGACAAACCTAGAGATTTGCTTCCTGTCTAGCTAATTGTGAATGGGAAGCACATCAGGTGAACCCCATTAAAAAATACAGCCTTTTCAATGTTTCCAAATACATGCCCCAAGGGTGATTATCAAGTTGAGACCCCTCCTGGCCTCCTCAATGGCATGGTGACCATACCATTGATCTTGATGCACCAACTACTAAACATTACTAACATTACTATCATATTATGTCCTCCTATTTTGGAGatttataaaattaaaagaTGGTATTCCCACTTCTCAGCAGTAGAACTATGCATATGTACAAATTTTTGCAAATATTATATTTAGATAGGATAGAATCCACTTTTCTCACTATGAAGTACATTCAACGAAAGAATACTGTTAATTTGGGCATGCAAAATTTAAAATACATGTATATTAAATTGTTCTCTAATTCAGTGTCAAGGCATTAGATCATAtacatataatttttttttaaaaaaaagccaTAATCGAGATTAGATTAGTTGTGAATGAATGTCTATAACTTTATCCGGTCATTTACTAATTCTAGATCGCAGTAGCTTAACATTATTGTATAGCTATTCCCCTTTGCACCTCTGTTCTGTGGAGCTGATTCAAAAGGTCTACCCAGTTCGGAGGGTAACCTCTAGTCGTAAAGGAACCTCATACATAAATGCAGAATCATGACATTAACATCCTAGAGAGCAAAACAGCTCCTAAACGTAAAAAAGGCCACTAAAAAATTGTAatcatgtatggaacattattaTATATACACTCAAATACAAACCTTCTTGTGTTGTCATGCATTTTATCGACCAACTTCAACTGGAAACTGAAGACATTGAGTAAGAATCTATTTAGAATACCGCATTTCAATGGTCAACAACTTAAATTTACAAAATCACTCTACACAACAATGTAGTTGCAACTGGCACATTGTGGAAATAGAGCAATCTGCAAAAGAAAGTCTAAATGAAAATAAGTATAACTGAATGGGAATGTGAAACGTAGAACCTTTTAGTTGAGGAACCAGGGCCTTTTGCGGCATGGACATCCTCTGGTGGAAATAACTAACAATATGCAAACAAAGAGTAAATAGAATTGCTTTATGAAATTGTAATCTTGTGATAATTAATAACGTAAGTGTATAATCTGAATAATATTACATGAGTGCTGATTGAATTAATAAAGTTCAAAGGGATTCAGAGCATTATTATCTGCTTATCCAAACTAGATCGAACAAAAAAATGAAATCAAAATAGAGAAATCATTCTTTAAGCATTCAAACAGTACTCATATCATTTAACCTAATAGTGAAACCAATGTGATAAATCTTTACTGCTTGATATGGAATAATAGAACATCAAAACCAGATGCACGAGACAGGGATTAAGGCGGGTACAGGGTACCTGATAGGCCAGTGGACTCCATCTTGACAAAGCAATGATTCCATTTTCACATCAGATACAAGGACCAAAAATTTAGGCATTCTGCAGGGCACGAAACTTCCAAATACAATTAGACCCGCAAAACTTGAATTCTAAAGACTCAATGGTCAGCTTACAAATAGAAATCCTAGCAACATATGACCAAACAAACAGAACATGTTAAAGGTCTAAAGGATGACTCTTCTAAATGTCAACACACACCAATCATGAAATTTAACTTGATCAAAACTATTTCATGAGCAAATACATCAAAGTAACCCATTCCACCAAGAAAGAAATGTAACCTAGTGTATACGTTACACAAACCCTAACAAATTCACAAGTTCCTCTACTCCTGCTAATCAATTGAGCTCCTGAATGTTATAATGTCATGTTACCATAGGAGCAACATTGAAAGGTGATAGTGAAATGTTTCAAATTAAATAAATGTGGATTCAAATTACCTTTCCCCTAGTTATCTGGTATCCATTGTTATTTAATCTGGTAACTCAAGTTGAGCTGCACAAAACCATTGCATGGTTCAGGTGCTCTAAATAAAAAGCAAGAAAACTAGGCAAACTATAAATGCAAAATTCATTTAGATTTACGCACTGCCACAAGCAAGAACACTGAATTCTATTTACGTCGACAGGGTCTAACCCAACCATATAGTCTAATTGCAAATAATATCCTATGAACACAAATAATTAGTTACTACTAAATTGTTGTAATAATTCCAATACTAATCTACAACAATAGCCTCATCTGAACCATATAAAATCTGAATTACTCATCCAAATTGTTACAACATTCTATAATGAGATCATATCAATCCTCAGTAAGGTGTAAAATTCCATCATTACAAACATACATATGCTGAATTAATTAGTAATGGAATACCCTAAAGCTGAATTTTGCTAGAAATAGACGGACTCAGGAACAAAAATTAGGAGCTAAAATTTGTATTAAACAACCAATGTTGGTAATTAACAAGATCATTAAAGTTTCAATCGATATATGAAATGAACAAGTGAGCAGCGGAAAAAATTCAAGCCTTCAAGATTGGTAAATATGTATGTTTTGTTATAATTCTATAGTTGAACAAATTACAAATTAAGCAAAAGGAGCACTGTTTCACCTTTGTGCAAAATCCAAGACATGGATGTGGACAGCACCAGGCTACCAACAGCATGGATATGAGAATTTTTGCCTAATTAGCTCCTAGTGTCCTCAGACCTGAAGAAGTGATAGTGAAACACATCCTTGAGAACAAATTTTGCCTAAATCACTATTTCAACGATATTGATTTTTCTTCTAAATTCTAAACACAAAcaaattttattttgcaaatacTTGTATTTAGTATTCTTAAGAACAGTGCATCCATAATTCGCATTCACAGTTGGTATTGGTCACACGTACAGTTACTGCACCGTATCCTTCCCAATGAATAACTGAAAGCTGCATTGAACTAGGATTGACAGCCGAGACAAACTCACCTAGCTGCAATTGAAGAGGAGCTCCTGGCCTCGAACACTTGCAGAGAACACATCCTGAACGAACACTTGCAGAGAACACATCCTGCACTTGAAtcatcaaatcaaatcaaatcaagaAGGAAAAGGGTGAGTAGAAGATGGTGCAAACGCTGAGCTGGGGAATCAACAGACCTAGATCAGCAGGCTACAGGCGTGGGACGGCACCCGAAGATATAGTAGGAGGACCGTTGCAGGTTGACGGACTGGATCTCCCTTCGCTCCACAGATCCACCACTGGCCTGGCGAAGGGTCGTGCGACGAATAGAGATCACAACCTGGTAGTTGACTGCCGCCGCGGGGGACCAGGCCAGAGGACGCCGCCGTGGGTGACCAGGCCAGAAGACGCTGCCACCGGGGACCCACGACGGCATGACAACGCTGGTGAAGCGGAGATGGGCCGGCGCCGCCACTGTTGGTGAAGGGGAGATGGATCGCGGACACTGTTGTTGTGGGGGAGCACCGTCCGCGTGGGATGGCCATGCCATCATGCCATGGCCCGGATGCTGGGGAGCGGCCCACCATCGAAGGGGCATACGGAAGGCGACTCGCGATCTGTTCCACCAGTCGAGGGGAAGGGACACTGCGCTTAGGGGCCGTCGCCGTCGAGGCCATGGAGGGCACCGCCACCGCTGCCCTAACCGAGCCGGCGGCGCCTGGAGCGCTGGTACTAGGCGCTAGATCCTCCAGGGCAGGGGAAGTTGGGCTCGTGCGGCGGAGGTTGCGGCGAGCTGGGTGAAACCGACATCTCGTCGACTCCTCCCACGATCTCGAAATTAGACCAAGAAAAAATACGGGATAGGATTAAGAGGAGACAGGCGCGAggattgttggcatttcttaacgtcatcactaagaacagggtttaatccgtcctcagcaacgatatcagaaatgtcgtgataacacttactaatgcaatc is part of the Sorghum bicolor cultivar BTx623 chromosome 10, Sorghum_bicolor_NCBIv3, whole genome shotgun sequence genome and harbors:
- the LOC110431034 gene encoding uncharacterized protein LOC110431034 isoform X1; the protein is MCSLQVFEARSSSSIAARMPKFLVLVSDVKMESLLCQDGVHWPISYFHQRMSMPQKALVPQLKDNPSLLCSYCWPWHPDLLLLMPLIQPVLHAEVKQLAALRVARDGTTM
- the LOC110431034 gene encoding uncharacterized protein LOC110431034 isoform X2 encodes the protein MCSLQVFEARSSSSIAARMPKFLVLVSDVKMESLLCQDGVHWPISYFHQRMSMPQKALVPQLKDNPSLLCSYCWPWHPDLLLLMPLIQPVLHAEIPMDYLCKMK